In Actinomycetota bacterium, one DNA window encodes the following:
- a CDS encoding glycoside hydrolase, with amino-acid sequence MRPISRVLIPLFIVAAFAAPAWAAGGRSTAAKAGGHITVSKVVDVSRDQTSQNETPLAVNPANHQNLITGNNDWNYNDGCGVNTSLDGGKTWTPTLPNGFLPGITKYTNDPNVPGTGAYDAGGDPTIAFSPDGKTAYYVCQAFNFTSPYQIALLLNRSTDGGLTWQSTGLAKVSTFNGNGVSKGSNGQFPDHENLHLDTSATSPYEGTVYVAWAQFNGQGTHSPVNVAVSRDGGATFTVSQVTAGNVRNNQDQRIVTAPNGDAYLTFDNGIQGGKGTALYVSKSTDGGTAWSAPVQFATLQNPVCVFPPYCFNISGGQFRAGGTYPAPAFDPVRDRLDVAFPDIRGTYAQIYLTSLRPDLTVAQAPAAVAPANGDRFENELTIAPNGRIDVSFYDRSYSANQLVDLTFATSSDGGATWRTARVTPQGFDPSQWGVPSSSSSTGFRPFIGDYNGQVSTNDWCGITWTGFAPPQPFNLEVDYATVTP; translated from the coding sequence GTGCGGCCCATCTCACGCGTGCTGATCCCGTTGTTCATCGTGGCGGCGTTCGCCGCCCCGGCCTGGGCAGCCGGAGGCCGCAGCACGGCGGCGAAGGCCGGAGGCCACATCACCGTTTCCAAGGTGGTCGACGTCTCCCGCGACCAGACCTCGCAGAACGAGACGCCCCTCGCGGTGAACCCCGCGAACCACCAGAACCTGATCACCGGCAACAACGACTGGAACTACAACGACGGGTGCGGCGTGAACACGTCGCTCGACGGAGGCAAGACGTGGACCCCCACGCTGCCGAACGGGTTCCTCCCCGGGATCACGAAGTACACGAACGACCCGAACGTCCCGGGAACGGGCGCCTACGACGCCGGCGGCGACCCCACCATCGCGTTCTCGCCGGACGGCAAGACCGCGTACTACGTCTGCCAGGCGTTCAACTTCACCTCGCCGTACCAGATCGCGCTCCTGCTGAACCGGTCCACCGACGGCGGCCTGACCTGGCAGTCCACGGGATTGGCCAAGGTCTCCACGTTCAACGGCAACGGTGTGAGCAAGGGATCGAACGGGCAGTTCCCGGACCACGAGAACCTCCACCTGGACACCAGCGCCACCAGCCCGTACGAAGGGACCGTCTACGTGGCGTGGGCGCAGTTCAACGGCCAGGGGACGCACTCGCCGGTGAACGTGGCCGTGTCCCGGGATGGAGGGGCGACCTTCACCGTGTCGCAGGTCACCGCCGGCAACGTGCGGAACAACCAGGACCAGCGCATCGTCACCGCCCCGAACGGCGACGCCTACCTGACCTTCGACAACGGCATCCAGGGCGGGAAGGGCACCGCGCTGTACGTGAGCAAGTCGACCGACGGCGGGACGGCCTGGTCGGCGCCCGTCCAGTTCGCGACGCTCCAGAACCCCGTGTGCGTGTTCCCGCCGTACTGCTTCAACATCTCGGGCGGGCAGTTCCGGGCCGGCGGCACCTATCCGGCGCCGGCGTTCGACCCCGTCCGCGACCGGCTCGACGTCGCCTTCCCGGACATCCGCGGCACCTACGCGCAGATCTATTTGACGTCGCTCCGTCCCGACCTCACGGTGGCTCAGGCGCCCGCCGCCGTCGCACCGGCCAACGGCGACCGCTTCGAGAACGAGCTCACCATCGCCCCCAACGGGCGCATCGACGTCTCGTTCTACGATCGGAGCTACAGCGCCAACCAGCTCGTCGACCTGACCTTCGCCACCAGCTCGGACGGCGGCGCGACGTGGCGGACCGCTCGGGTCACGCCGCAGGGCTTCGACCCCTCGCAGTGGGGCGTCCCCAGCAGCTCGAGCAGCACCGGGTTCCGGCCGTTCATCGGCGACTACAACGGCCAGGTGTCCACGAACGACTGGTGCGGGATCACCTGGACCGGGTTCGCCCCGCCCCAGCCCTTCAACCTGGAGGTCGACTACGCGACCGTGACGCCATAG